In Limosilactobacillus sp. WILCCON 0051, a single window of DNA contains:
- a CDS encoding ABC-F family ATP-binding cassette domain-containing protein: MLLLQTNNVERRFGSDVLFHNMNMQIQEHGRTALVGRNGAGKTTFLKIIAGLTEPDEGTVTHARDLTIGYLAQNQGLDSQNSIWTELDSVFAPLHEMERQLHELENQLGTLTPKATDYQDVLASYDRLSEQFKKQGGYEYASRMRGVLHGFGFDEAMYDTSVNALSGGQKTKLALAKILLQSPNLLILDEPTNHLDMGVLSWLEDYLKSYQGALLIVSHDRYFLDRVVTDVYDLDNHTLIHYTGNYTQFVTHKRERLQAEWKHYEQQQKEIAKLEDFVNRNIVRASTTKRAQARRKQLEKMDRLERPTTDDSSIHFQFHSDHASGNEVLDVDELNIGYQDQKLAGPLSFKVRKGQRVGIIGPNGIGKSTLLKTLLKKIPKLSGTIKFGANLEIGYYDQEQQQLHPEKTVLEEVWDDHPEVSEKDIRSLLGSFLFVGDDVYKPVSALSGGEKARLELTKLSFMPINFLILDEPTNHLDIDSREVLETAINEFDGTVLFISHDRYFLNQVATDILYMTAHNMTHYEGNYDDYLTQQAKLEQQTQPAAKVKQSTGQLSYQQSKETQRARRKLQRQVDQLENQMGELETKQAAIEAEMAKPEIAVDIAQLTDLQKKLDALKAQSEDVELQWTEAAEALEIFDQENQ; the protein is encoded by the coding sequence ATGCTGCTATTGCAAACCAATAATGTTGAACGTCGCTTTGGCAGCGATGTTTTGTTTCATAATATGAATATGCAGATTCAAGAACATGGCCGAACTGCATTGGTCGGACGCAACGGTGCGGGCAAAACGACCTTCTTGAAAATCATTGCCGGTTTAACTGAACCTGACGAAGGCACGGTTACTCACGCCCGCGACCTGACGATTGGCTACCTGGCTCAGAATCAAGGACTTGACAGCCAAAACTCAATCTGGACCGAATTAGACAGCGTCTTTGCTCCTTTACACGAAATGGAAAGACAGCTGCATGAACTGGAGAATCAACTGGGGACACTGACGCCTAAAGCTACGGACTACCAAGACGTTTTAGCAAGCTATGACCGTTTATCCGAGCAGTTCAAAAAACAGGGCGGCTATGAATATGCGTCTCGCATGCGAGGAGTACTGCACGGTTTTGGTTTTGATGAAGCAATGTATGATACTTCAGTCAATGCGCTTTCTGGCGGTCAAAAAACCAAGCTGGCCCTGGCAAAGATTCTGCTGCAGTCACCCAACCTTTTGATCCTAGACGAACCAACCAATCATTTGGACATGGGCGTCTTAAGCTGGCTGGAAGACTATCTTAAAAGCTATCAGGGCGCACTTTTGATTGTCTCTCACGACCGCTACTTCTTAGATCGCGTAGTCACCGACGTTTACGATCTTGACAATCATACGCTGATCCACTATACCGGCAACTATACGCAGTTCGTAACCCATAAGCGTGAACGGCTGCAGGCTGAATGGAAGCATTATGAGCAGCAGCAAAAAGAAATTGCCAAGCTGGAGGATTTTGTCAATCGCAACATCGTAAGAGCTTCAACTACCAAACGTGCCCAGGCTCGCCGCAAGCAGCTGGAAAAAATGGATCGCTTGGAGCGGCCGACTACCGATGATTCCTCGATTCATTTTCAATTCCACAGTGACCACGCTTCGGGCAACGAGGTCTTGGATGTCGATGAACTCAATATCGGCTATCAAGATCAAAAGCTGGCTGGCCCATTGTCGTTTAAGGTTCGCAAAGGTCAGCGCGTCGGTATTATCGGTCCAAACGGAATTGGCAAATCAACGCTTTTAAAGACGCTTTTGAAAAAGATTCCTAAACTTAGCGGGACGATCAAATTCGGCGCTAATCTGGAAATCGGCTACTACGACCAGGAACAGCAGCAGTTGCATCCTGAAAAGACCGTTTTAGAAGAAGTCTGGGACGACCATCCTGAAGTTTCCGAAAAAGACATTCGCTCGCTTCTGGGCAGTTTTCTATTTGTTGGCGATGACGTCTACAAACCGGTCAGCGCGCTTTCAGGTGGGGAAAAGGCACGTCTGGAGCTGACCAAGCTTTCATTTATGCCAATCAACTTTTTGATCCTGGATGAGCCAACCAACCACTTGGACATTGACAGCCGCGAAGTCTTGGAAACAGCCATTAACGAATTTGATGGGACGGTTCTGTTTATCTCGCACGACCGCTACTTCTTAAACCAGGTCGCTACCGATATCCTATATATGACGGCTCATAACATGACGCATTATGAAGGAAACTACGACGACTATCTGACCCAACAGGCAAAACTGGAGCAGCAGACACAGCCAGCAGCCAAAGTCAAACAGTCAACCGGTCAGCTTTCCTATCAGCAAAGCAAAGAAACTCAGCGTGCCCGACGCAAGCTGCAGCGGCAGGTCGATCAATTAGAAAATCAGATGGGGGAACTGGAGACCAAGCAGGCCGCGATCGAAGCTGAGATGGCCAAGCCTGAAATCGCCGTCGACATCGCTCAGCTGACCGATCTGCAAAAAAAGCTGGATGCCTTAAAAGCCCAAAGCGAAGACGTTGAGCTGCAATGGACTGAAGCCGCCGAAGCCCTGGAGATATTTGATCAAGAAAATCAATAA
- a CDS encoding redox-sensing transcriptional repressor Rex produces the protein MATRKIPRATAKRLPVYYRYLNVLLNANKRRVSSTELSEAVKVDSATIRRDFSYFGELGKRGYGYDVEKLLNFFKGILNQDKLTSVALVGVGSLGSALMNYNFHQSTNLRISAAFDPKPALANTVKSGIPVYPVGEMKKQLQEQQIDVVILTVPGEKSQAVTDELVEAGVHGILNFTPVRLSVPKDVQVQNIDLTNELQTLIYFIENNNTKDSQK, from the coding sequence ATGGCAACGCGTAAAATTCCCCGTGCCACGGCTAAGCGGTTGCCGGTCTACTATCGGTATCTGAACGTTTTGCTTAATGCCAATAAACGGCGCGTCTCATCGACTGAATTATCAGAGGCGGTTAAAGTTGATTCGGCAACGATTCGACGCGACTTTTCCTATTTTGGCGAATTGGGCAAGCGCGGCTATGGCTATGATGTGGAAAAGCTTTTGAACTTTTTCAAGGGTATCTTGAATCAAGATAAGCTGACCAGTGTGGCTTTGGTTGGGGTCGGCAGTCTGGGCAGCGCCTTGATGAACTACAATTTCCACCAAAGCACCAATCTGCGAATCAGCGCGGCTTTTGATCCTAAACCAGCCTTAGCAAATACCGTTAAGAGTGGGATTCCTGTCTACCCGGTTGGCGAGATGAAAAAGCAGCTGCAAGAACAGCAGATTGATGTCGTTATTTTAACGGTGCCTGGCGAAAAGTCGCAGGCTGTTACTGATGAGCTGGTCGAAGCCGGAGTTCATGGTATCTTGAACTTTACGCCGGTTCGTCTGTCAGTGCCAAAAGACGTTCAGGTACAAAATATTGACCTGACCAATGAACTGCAGACTCTGATCTACTTTATTGAAAATAACAATACTAAAGACAGTCAAAAATAA
- the groES gene encoding co-chaperone GroES, protein MLKPLGDRVVLKAEQAEEKTVGGIVLANNAKDKPTTGTVVAVGEGRYLDNGQKVAPAVKEGDRVLFDKYAGNEVEYNGEKYLVVREKDLVAIVD, encoded by the coding sequence GTGTTAAAACCATTAGGAGATCGCGTTGTTCTTAAAGCGGAACAAGCTGAAGAAAAGACGGTTGGCGGAATTGTCCTGGCTAACAATGCCAAGGATAAGCCAACGACGGGTACGGTTGTAGCAGTCGGCGAAGGCCGTTACCTGGACAATGGTCAAAAAGTTGCTCCAGCCGTTAAGGAAGGCGACCGCGTCCTGTTTGACAAGTACGCAGGCAATGAAGTCGAATACAATGGTGAAAAGTACCTGGTCGTTCGTGAAAAAGACCTGGTTGCCATCGTTGACTAA
- the groL gene encoding chaperonin GroEL (60 kDa chaperone family; promotes refolding of misfolded polypeptides especially under stressful conditions; forms two stacked rings of heptamers to form a barrel-shaped 14mer; ends can be capped by GroES; misfolded proteins enter the barrel where they are refolded when GroES binds) codes for MAKEIKFSEDARKAMLRGVDKLANTVKTTIGPKGRNVVLEQSYGAPTITNDGVTIAKNIELEDHFENMGAKLVSEVASKTNDNAGDGTTTATVLTQAIVNAGMKNVAAGANPVGIRRGIDKATKAAVEELHKMSHEVQSKDDIAQIASISAANPEVGELIADAMEKVGHDGVITIEDSRGVDTTVDVVEGMSFDRGYMSQYMVTDTDKMESDLDNPYILITDKKIGNIQDILPLLQAVVQEGRSLLIIADDITGEALPTLVLNKIRGTFNVCAVKAPGFGDRRKAQLQDIAILTGGTVISDDLGMSLKDATIAQLGSANKVTVTKDNTTIVDGNGAKDAIAERVEQIKQAIANTTSEFDKEKLQERLAKLSGGVAVIKVGAATETELKEKKYRVEDALNATRAAVQEGFVPGGGTALINVIPALENVETESDDEATGVNIVKKALEAPVRQIAENAGVEGSIIVNRLKSEKPGIGYNAAIDKYEDMVAAGIVDPTKVTRSALQNAASVSAMLLTTEAVVADKPEPKNDQPAAPQGGAGMM; via the coding sequence ATGGCAAAAGAAATTAAGTTTTCTGAAGATGCACGCAAGGCAATGCTGCGTGGGGTAGACAAGCTGGCCAACACGGTTAAGACGACGATCGGTCCTAAGGGTCGCAATGTTGTTTTGGAACAAAGCTATGGCGCGCCTACGATTACTAACGATGGGGTTACGATCGCCAAGAACATTGAATTGGAAGACCACTTTGAAAACATGGGCGCCAAGCTTGTTTCTGAAGTTGCTTCCAAGACCAACGACAACGCCGGTGACGGTACGACGACGGCAACCGTTTTGACGCAAGCCATCGTTAACGCTGGGATGAAGAACGTTGCTGCCGGTGCTAACCCAGTTGGCATTCGTCGCGGTATCGACAAGGCTACCAAGGCTGCCGTTGAAGAACTGCACAAGATGAGTCATGAAGTGCAAAGCAAGGATGACATTGCGCAAATTGCCTCCATCTCTGCTGCCAACCCTGAAGTCGGTGAACTGATTGCCGATGCCATGGAAAAGGTTGGCCACGATGGCGTAATCACGATTGAAGACAGCCGTGGCGTTGACACGACGGTTGACGTGGTTGAAGGGATGAGCTTTGACCGCGGCTACATGTCTCAATACATGGTAACCGACACGGACAAGATGGAATCTGATCTGGACAATCCATACATTCTGATCACTGACAAGAAGATTGGCAACATTCAAGACATTCTGCCATTGCTGCAGGCTGTTGTTCAAGAAGGCCGCTCGCTTTTGATCATTGCTGACGACATTACCGGTGAAGCTCTGCCAACCTTGGTATTGAACAAGATTCGCGGGACGTTCAACGTTTGCGCGGTTAAGGCGCCAGGCTTTGGCGATCGTCGTAAGGCTCAATTGCAGGATATCGCCATTTTGACTGGTGGTACCGTAATCTCTGATGACCTGGGCATGAGCTTAAAGGATGCTACGATTGCTCAACTTGGTTCTGCCAACAAGGTTACCGTAACCAAGGACAACACGACGATCGTTGACGGCAACGGTGCTAAGGATGCAATTGCTGAACGAGTTGAACAGATCAAGCAGGCAATTGCCAACACGACTTCTGAATTCGACAAAGAAAAGCTGCAGGAACGTCTGGCCAAGCTGTCTGGCGGGGTTGCCGTAATCAAGGTCGGTGCTGCTACTGAAACGGAACTCAAGGAAAAGAAGTACCGCGTTGAAGATGCTTTAAACGCTACGCGGGCTGCCGTTCAAGAAGGCTTCGTACCTGGTGGTGGTACTGCTTTGATCAACGTAATTCCTGCCTTGGAAAACGTTGAAACCGAAAGCGACGATGAAGCAACGGGTGTCAACATCGTTAAGAAGGCATTGGAGGCCCCAGTTCGTCAAATCGCTGAAAACGCTGGTGTTGAAGGCTCAATCATCGTTAACCGTTTGAAGAGCGAAAAGCCAGGCATCGGCTACAACGCTGCCATTGACAAGTATGAAGACATGGTTGCGGCCGGCATCGTTGACCCTACCAAGGTTACGCGCTCGGCACTGCAAAACGCTGCTTCGGTATCAGCAATGCTTTTGACTACTGAAGCCGTTGTTGCTGATAAGCCAGAACCAAAGAATGATCAGCCAGCTGCTCCTCAAGGCGGCGCCGGTATGATGTAA
- a CDS encoding APC family permease has translation MSSKMPSQKMSLTSVILLALNSLIGSGWLFGAGEAARIAGPAAVISWILGAIIIMVIAFNYVELGAMFPESGGMSRYAQYSHGPLLGFIAAWANWVSLITLIPIEAVASVQYMSSWPWSWANWTLRFVSQGSITNQGLLVVFAFMIVFTLINFWSVKILTHFTGLISIFKLLMPTLTIIVLMLSGFHTSNFGQSIHEFMPYGSRSIFEATTVAGIIFSYDAFQTVVNLGGEMKDPQKNIYRGVVISLTITAVLYVLLQITFVGAVKPSLLTAHGWHGIDFASPFADLAILMGINWLTILLYIDAFVSPFGTGVAFVTNASRTLAAMARGDHLPAWLGRLQRRYMVPRFAMIVNLILAAVLVCIFRNWSALASVISASTLIAYLTGPVAAVALRRIAPDLKRPFKPRSLKWMAPLSFVLTSLAIYWAMWPTTIEVIFVICLGLPIYAYYEIRYHHASWKIQLKGCGWLLGYLLFISVMSYLGSAGFGGQNWIQYPFDFVVIILCSLVFYWWGINSSVEGEDLVLGRRVNAHVDQ, from the coding sequence ATGTCATCAAAAATGCCTAGTCAGAAAATGTCTTTAACATCAGTCATTTTACTGGCTCTGAATTCATTGATCGGATCCGGATGGCTGTTTGGTGCTGGCGAGGCGGCTAGGATTGCCGGGCCAGCAGCAGTCATCTCTTGGATTTTAGGGGCGATCATCATCATGGTGATTGCTTTTAATTACGTTGAACTGGGTGCGATGTTTCCTGAAAGCGGCGGGATGAGTCGCTACGCTCAGTACAGTCATGGCCCGCTTTTAGGTTTCATAGCGGCTTGGGCCAACTGGGTCTCCTTGATTACACTGATCCCCATCGAAGCGGTGGCTTCAGTACAATATATGAGCTCATGGCCATGGAGCTGGGCTAATTGGACGCTCAGATTTGTCAGTCAAGGCAGCATTACCAATCAAGGACTGCTGGTGGTCTTTGCGTTTATGATCGTTTTTACGCTGATCAATTTCTGGTCAGTTAAGATCTTGACGCATTTTACTGGTTTGATCTCGATTTTTAAGCTGCTGATGCCAACCTTGACGATCATCGTGTTAATGCTGAGTGGTTTTCACACTAGTAATTTCGGCCAAAGCATCCATGAGTTTATGCCTTATGGCAGCCGTTCGATTTTTGAAGCGACTACGGTAGCCGGAATTATTTTTTCTTATGATGCCTTCCAGACGGTTGTCAATCTGGGTGGTGAAATGAAGGATCCACAAAAAAACATTTACCGTGGCGTCGTAATCTCATTGACGATTACGGCAGTATTATATGTTCTGCTGCAGATTACCTTTGTAGGAGCAGTTAAGCCATCGCTGTTAACGGCGCACGGCTGGCATGGTATTGATTTTGCCTCGCCATTTGCGGATCTGGCAATCTTAATGGGAATCAATTGGCTGACGATTCTGTTGTATATTGATGCGTTCGTCTCGCCATTTGGCACCGGGGTTGCTTTTGTTACCAATGCTTCCAGAACGCTGGCGGCAATGGCACGCGGTGATCATTTGCCAGCCTGGCTGGGACGACTTCAGCGCCGCTATATGGTACCTCGCTTTGCTATGATCGTTAATCTGATTCTGGCAGCGGTTTTGGTCTGCATTTTCCGTAATTGGAGCGCGCTTGCCAGCGTCATTTCGGCCTCGACTTTGATTGCCTATCTGACTGGACCGGTAGCTGCGGTTGCCCTTAGAAGAATTGCACCCGATCTTAAGCGGCCGTTTAAGCCCCGTTCTTTAAAATGGATGGCGCCTTTGTCGTTTGTCTTGACCAGCCTGGCGATCTATTGGGCAATGTGGCCAACGACGATTGAGGTAATTTTTGTGATCTGTTTGGGTCTGCCAATCTATGCTTATTATGAGATTCGCTATCATCACGCTTCATGGAAGATCCAGCTGAAGGGCTGTGGCTGGCTGCTGGGCTACCTGCTGTTTATCTCGGTGATGTCTTATCTGGGCAGCGCTGGCTTTGGCGGTCAGAACTGGATTCAGTATCCGTTTGATTTTGTCGTGATCATTTTGTGCTCGCTGGTATTTTACTGGTGGGGCATCAACAGCAGCGTTGAAGGTGAAGATCTTGTATTGGGACGGCGCGTCAATGCTCATGTTGATCAGTAA
- a CDS encoding APC family permease — MWRYLKRVLIGKPLKTLDEGQAHLTKFKALALLSSDALSSVAYGTEQITTVLVTLSAAAIWYSLPIAALVLILLVAITLSYRQIINAYPSGGGAYVVATENWGRTGGLVAGGSLLVDYMLTVAVSTTSGTEAIVSAVPQLYKYSVPISVIIVLSIMILNLRGLSDSANFLTVPVYFFIIMITAMIIWGFFNIATGHLTYHATASFGTPVAGMSAVLFIRAFSAGSSSLTGVEAISNAVPNFNEPKKKNAANTLAIMSLILAAFFGGITFFSYYFGIVPNSHATVLSQIGSVIFNGHGIGFYLLQLSTAMILAVAANTGFSAFPILAFNMAKDKYLPHAFMDRGDRLGYSNGIIALAIGAIVMILIFHGKTNMLIPLYAVGVFVPFTLSQSGMIIHWFRHRQGHWLGKSTINLVGALISACLVVFLFWQHFGNVWPYLIIMPALLFMFYKIHNHYIKVGMQLRIAEKTKVQLHDYDGSTVIVLIGNVTRVTKGAINYARSIGDYVIAMHVSFDENPGKEHKTANEFKAEYPDVRFVDIHSSYRSIAKPTLRFVDVVAKRAAAKNYSTTVLVPQFIPNKPWQMALHNQTSVRLRAALNSRENIVVSSYNYHLHE, encoded by the coding sequence ATGTGGCGGTATTTAAAACGCGTCCTCATTGGCAAGCCCTTGAAGACGCTGGATGAAGGCCAGGCCCATTTAACAAAGTTTAAAGCTTTGGCCTTGTTATCGTCGGATGCTTTATCATCCGTTGCTTATGGTACTGAACAGATTACAACCGTTTTGGTAACGCTGTCGGCGGCGGCAATCTGGTACTCATTGCCGATTGCAGCGCTGGTTTTGATTCTGCTGGTAGCAATTACGCTTTCCTATCGGCAGATTATCAATGCCTATCCCAGTGGTGGCGGTGCCTATGTCGTAGCCACTGAAAACTGGGGCCGGACGGGTGGCTTGGTTGCCGGCGGGTCGCTGCTGGTTGACTATATGCTGACGGTTGCGGTTTCGACGACTTCTGGTACGGAAGCGATTGTTTCTGCGGTTCCGCAGCTTTATAAGTATTCGGTACCGATCTCGGTGATTATCGTCCTCTCGATTATGATTCTGAATCTGCGGGGATTGAGCGACAGTGCCAATTTCTTAACGGTTCCGGTATACTTCTTTATTATCATGATTACCGCGATGATCATCTGGGGCTTTTTCAATATTGCGACTGGTCATCTGACCTATCATGCAACGGCCTCGTTTGGAACGCCGGTTGCCGGGATGTCGGCGGTCCTGTTTATTCGGGCTTTTTCAGCCGGTTCTTCCTCATTGACCGGGGTTGAAGCTATTAGTAATGCCGTACCTAACTTTAATGAGCCCAAAAAGAAGAATGCTGCTAATACTTTAGCAATTATGAGTCTGATTCTGGCAGCCTTCTTTGGTGGGATTACGTTCTTCAGCTACTACTTCGGTATCGTGCCAAATTCCCATGCTACCGTGCTTTCGCAGATTGGTTCCGTAATCTTTAATGGCCACGGGATTGGATTTTATCTGCTGCAGCTTTCTACGGCGATGATTCTGGCCGTAGCTGCCAATACCGGTTTTTCAGCCTTTCCGATCCTGGCTTTTAATATGGCTAAAGACAAGTACCTGCCACATGCCTTTATGGATCGCGGGGATCGCTTAGGGTACTCTAATGGAATCATTGCCTTAGCCATTGGTGCGATCGTAATGATCTTGATCTTCCATGGTAAGACTAATATGCTGATTCCTTTGTATGCAGTTGGCGTTTTCGTTCCGTTTACGCTTTCGCAGTCTGGGATGATCATTCACTGGTTCCGACACCGACAAGGACACTGGCTGGGCAAGTCGACGATCAATCTGGTTGGGGCACTGATCTCGGCATGTCTGGTGGTCTTCTTGTTCTGGCAGCACTTCGGCAATGTTTGGCCATACCTGATCATCATGCCGGCTTTGCTGTTTATGTTCTACAAGATTCATAACCACTATATTAAAGTTGGCATGCAGCTGCGAATTGCGGAAAAAACCAAAGTTCAGCTGCATGACTATGATGGCTCGACGGTGATTGTGCTGATCGGTAACGTTACGCGGGTTACCAAAGGCGCCATCAACTACGCCCGGTCGATTGGCGATTACGTAATTGCCATGCACGTTTCGTTTGATGAGAACCCCGGCAAGGAACACAAGACGGCTAACGAGTTTAAGGCAGAATATCCTGACGTGCGGTTTGTTGATATTCATTCCTCATACCGTTCGATTGCTAAACCGACGCTGCGTTTTGTCGATGTCGTTGCTAAAAGGGCTGCGGCCAAGAACTATTCAACAACGGTTCTGGTACCGCAGTTTATTCCAAACAAGCCTTGGCAGATGGCACTGCATAACCAGACCAGCGTCAGACTGCGGGCTGCTTTAAATTCACGCGAAAACATCGTGGTCTCAAGTTACAACTATCACCTGCATGAATAG
- a CDS encoding MarR family transcriptional regulator has product MHYLEKQLHQTANHLAWQFDQFAAEYDLTGQQLSTIDFLANQPQWQSTQHAIEVEFNIKRSTTTKMLQRMEKAGLIVRKTANQDRRSKIVALTPPAKKLAKTAQQYLKMRQQRLEKRFLPQELATFEQILAYLQEKSDVGETNGKNQ; this is encoded by the coding sequence ATGCACTATTTAGAAAAACAATTGCATCAGACTGCCAATCATCTGGCTTGGCAGTTTGACCAATTTGCTGCTGAATATGATTTAACGGGACAGCAGCTTTCTACGATTGACTTCCTGGCTAATCAGCCGCAGTGGCAAAGTACGCAGCATGCAATCGAAGTAGAATTTAATATTAAGCGTTCAACGACGACTAAAATGCTGCAGCGAATGGAAAAAGCGGGACTGATTGTCAGAAAGACGGCCAATCAGGATCGCCGCAGTAAAATCGTTGCCTTGACGCCACCAGCCAAGAAACTGGCTAAAACGGCCCAACAATATCTAAAAATGCGTCAGCAGCGCTTGGAAAAACGGTTCTTGCCTCAAGAACTGGCAACATTTGAACAAATTTTGGCATATCTGCAGGAAAAGAGTGATGTTGGTGAAACAAACGGAAAAAATCAATAA
- a CDS encoding MFS transporter — translation MLVKQTEKINKQVYAAILATGLMSFSGVIVETAMNITFPTLMREFDIATNTVQWMTSIYLLIVAIIVPLSAVLKQSFTTKSLFLCANLLFIIGALIDALAGNFAFLLMGRAIQGIGTGIALPLMFNIILEQVPQSRIGFMMGLANMITGIAPAIGPTFGGVVVSSLGWRWVFYFLLPLLLVSLGLGIWGIQQKSAIQRQKIDGISFAGIAMMFTGLVFGFSNLSSGKLFSWQVGGSLLFGLLGMMILIARSLRITTPILNLKLFKNHTFSGHVLGFFLTQIISLGFAFLLPNYIQLVNGNSALLAGMLVLPAGFVGAFFGPFGGRMLDKYGPRKPILAGFASCVFSLTLFAVFSRHLDNTFIMLIYIFYMGGMGLCMGCVMTSALNALPFDERTQGNAIMNTLQQFAGAMGTSLSATVVAQSQNHLRIGTANATAIGTQHAFIMLLIFGLIVWLSYFESVPKAD, via the coding sequence ATGTTGGTGAAACAAACGGAAAAAATCAATAAGCAGGTCTACGCGGCGATCTTGGCAACGGGATTGATGTCGTTTAGCGGCGTGATCGTGGAAACGGCGATGAACATAACCTTTCCCACTTTAATGCGCGAGTTTGATATTGCAACGAATACGGTTCAATGGATGACCTCAATCTATCTTTTGATCGTGGCAATCATCGTACCGCTGTCGGCAGTCTTGAAGCAGTCTTTTACAACCAAAAGCCTGTTTTTATGCGCCAACCTTTTGTTTATCATTGGTGCCTTGATTGATGCCTTAGCGGGAAATTTTGCTTTTCTGCTGATGGGGCGGGCAATTCAAGGGATTGGGACCGGGATTGCCTTGCCATTGATGTTTAATATCATATTGGAGCAGGTACCGCAAAGCAGGATTGGCTTTATGATGGGACTGGCCAATATGATTACCGGGATCGCGCCGGCAATCGGGCCAACTTTTGGCGGGGTTGTCGTCAGCAGCCTGGGTTGGCGCTGGGTCTTTTACTTTTTGCTGCCGTTGCTGCTGGTCTCATTAGGACTGGGAATCTGGGGCATTCAGCAAAAATCAGCGATTCAGCGCCAAAAAATTGACGGGATCAGTTTTGCTGGCATTGCCATGATGTTTACTGGCTTGGTTTTTGGCTTCAGCAACCTTAGCAGTGGTAAGCTGTTCAGCTGGCAGGTTGGCGGCTCGCTATTGTTTGGCCTGCTTGGCATGATGATCTTGATTGCACGTTCCCTTAGGATTACGACGCCAATCTTGAATCTAAAGCTATTTAAGAATCATACCTTTTCTGGTCATGTGCTGGGCTTTTTCCTGACGCAGATCATCTCACTGGGCTTTGCCTTTTTATTGCCTAACTATATTCAGCTGGTCAATGGCAATTCAGCGCTGCTGGCTGGAATGCTGGTCTTGCCAGCCGGATTCGTCGGTGCGTTTTTTGGCCCGTTTGGCGGCCGCATGCTGGATAAGTATGGACCGCGCAAGCCGATTCTGGCTGGTTTTGCCAGCTGTGTATTTTCATTGACGCTGTTTGCGGTCTTTAGTCGCCATTTGGATAACACGTTCATTATGCTGATCTATATTTTTTATATGGGCGGCATGGGGCTCTGCATGGGATGTGTCATGACCAGTGCCTTGAACGCGCTGCCATTTGATGAGCGGACGCAGGGCAATGCCATTATGAATACGCTGCAGCAGTTTGCTGGTGCAATGGGAACTTCGCTGTCGGCAACGGTGGTGGCTCAGAGTCAGAATCACCTGCGGATTGGAACGGCCAACGCCACGGCAATTGGAACCCAGCATGCGTTTATTATGCTGCTGATTTTTGGCCTGATCGTATGGCTGAGCTACTTTGAATCAGTTCCTAAAGCAGACTAA
- a CDS encoding YigZ family protein, which yields MTAPFLTIAQDTTNEIIIKKSRFICSLFRVESEEQAQAAITKINKLHRKATHNCFAYLIGDHDQIQRESDNGEPSGTAGVPMLEALKANQLHNVLAVVTRYFGGIKLGAGGLIRAYSNSVSQAIEQAGLVERVEQAILKIDVAYSLHDSLLYYLKQANLEIAEEEYGASVIVSVYVDESQLEERLNQLTERFNDQLTIKKGPTRIHELPYQKQ from the coding sequence ATGACCGCGCCATTTTTAACCATTGCCCAAGATACGACCAATGAGATTATCATCAAAAAATCTCGTTTTATCTGCAGCCTGTTTCGCGTTGAATCAGAAGAACAGGCCCAAGCAGCAATTACCAAGATCAATAAGCTGCATCGCAAGGCAACTCACAACTGCTTTGCCTACCTGATCGGCGACCATGATCAGATTCAGCGAGAAAGCGATAATGGCGAGCCAAGCGGAACTGCCGGCGTGCCAATGCTGGAGGCGCTCAAGGCAAATCAGCTGCATAACGTCTTGGCAGTAGTAACGCGCTACTTTGGCGGCATTAAGCTGGGAGCTGGCGGCTTGATCCGGGCTTACAGCAATTCAGTCTCTCAGGCAATCGAGCAGGCCGGTTTGGTTGAGCGCGTTGAGCAGGCAATTTTAAAGATTGATGTCGCCTATTCACTGCATGACTCGCTGCTTTATTATTTGAAACAGGCAAACCTGGAAATTGCCGAAGAAGAATACGGCGCCAGCGTAATCGTCAGTGTCTATGTTGACGAATCCCAGCTTGAGGAACGACTGAATCAGCTGACTGAGCGTTTTAACGACCAATTGACGATCAAAAAAGGGCCAACTCGGATTCATGAACTGCCCTATCAAAAACAATAA